One genomic region from Yarrowia lipolytica chromosome 1C, complete sequence encodes:
- a CDS encoding uncharacterized protein (Converted to coding from non-coding YALI0C08250g, similar to uniprot|Q6CD99 Yarrowia lipolytica YALI0C02519g): MEATEIRLLILQEEPLDTLVALNETCRSWRSFMLAHDESLVRPKVLQRVPWMELVPEVGMGSWMDCARLIVARRRSLTEEPDKWWRFNERQATENYCLHELMRNTDIGYLPAENIDGGTLPDTFEPLFESEMAHVQGKYFLSPRGKVLDMTTIKLVGEPIERKRATVYSSLFAMDAAKTDGLWRTKCPRSGVTVESKVPFKVRQQKDDMLVISDTESGKTYIVKDAFLESSNFVFDPESAKCVHFPQYQPTYDLAMTPGWRGVICIEDFFFERGPGAQVKLYYCDLADKDSDRILLCKFPRPNNENISTVIFYAGMMFLNVNISAMVPLWIDLERFQDTSHAFLGNKYCWRTVLMRTGSHIHYSCMDKWYDMVRSSDERWVSSWFGRQVGDLWTFKTYSVGDPGLHTCAPCPHFHPLASTIFVGRSAANQPIFYTVTKPLLETLDSFLYGKRFNQNGFPGGSVKTDPSKFWKKVIQEYDKNPFLAFTQFGDKRRHFVSDQSLTSERLEDPIGLSWLEEWGCQ; this comes from the coding sequence ATGGAAGCAACCGAAATACGACTGCTGATACTGCAGGAAGAGCCTCTTGATACCCTTGTTGCATTGAATGAGACTTGTCGTAGCTGGCGGTCGTTCATGTTGGCCCATGACGAGTCTCTGGTGCGTCCAAAAGTCCTTCAACGTGTTCCCTGGATGGAGCTCGTGCCTGAAGTGGGTATGGGCTCTTGGATGGACTGTGCACGTTTGATAGTGGCTAGAAGGCGATCTCTAACCGAAGAACCTGACAAATGGTGGAGATTCAATGAAAGGCAAGCAACTGAAAACTACTGTCTTCATGAGCTGATGAGGAACACAGATATTGGTTATTTGCCAGCGGAAAACATTGATGGAGGTACACTACCTGACACTTTTGAGCCTCTATTTGAGTCTGAGATGGCCCATGTCCAGGGCAAGTACTTTCTGAGTCCCAGGGGTAAAGTGCTGGATATGACAACGATAAAACTTGTTGGTGAGCCTATTGAGAGAAAAAGAGCCACTGTCTACAGTTCTCTTTTTGCAATGGACGCTGCTAAAACAGACGGGCTTTGGCGGACCAAGTGTCCCCGTTCGGGTGTCACTGTGGAGAGCAAGGTCCCTTTCAAAGTCAGACAACAGAAGGATGACATGTTGGTGATCTCCGATACTGAGAGTGGAAAGACGTACATTGTTAAAGATGCGTTTCTGGAGAGTTCCAATTTCGTGTTTGATCCTGAAAGCGCCAAATGTGTTCATTTCCCTCAGTATCAACCTACCTACGACCTTGCAATGACCCCAGGCTGGAGAGGAGTCATCTGTATAGaagattttttttttgagagAGGGCCTGGAGCTCAAGTCAAGTTGTACTATTGTGATTTGGCTGACAAAGACTCTGACAGGATTCTTCTCTGTAAGTTTCCGAGACCTAACAACGAGAATATTTCCACAGTTATCTTCTATGCAGGAATGATGTTTCTGAATGTCAATATTTCTGCTATGGTTCCGTTATGGATAGACCTAGAGCGGTTCCAGGATACAAGTCACGCGTTTCTCGGAAACAAATACTGTTGGAGAACTGTTTTGATGAGAACCGGGTCTCACATTCACTACTCATGCATGGACAAATGGTACGACATGGTTAGGTCGAGTGACGAAAGATGGGTGAGCAGCTGGTTCGGCAGACAAGTTGGCGACCTTTGGACGTTCAAAACTTACAGTGTTGGTGACCCGGGCTTGCACACTTGTGCTCCCTGTCCACATTTCCACCCCTTGGCCTCCACCATTTTCGTGGGACGAAGCGCTGCCAACCAACCAATCTTTTACACGGTCACAAAGCCACTGCTGGAGACTCTCGACTCGTTCTTGTACGGAAAGAGGTTCAACCAAAACGGCTTTCCGGGTGGATCTGTTAAAACAGATCCCTCCAAGTTTTGGAAGAAGGTCATCCAAGAGTACGACAAGAATCCCTTTTTGGCCTTCACGCAGTTTGGGGATAAACGGAGGCATTTTGTGAGCGACCAGAGCCTGACCAGCGAACGTTTGGAGGATCCTATTGGTCTTTCGTGGTTGGAGGAATGGGGTTGTCAGTGA
- a CDS encoding uncharacterized protein (Compare to YALI0C08283g, weakly similar to uniprot|Q9Y776 Candida tropicalis Secreted aspartic protease 4) has translation MLTYSLLLLSALAVAAPTSPKVVSYSLASKYETIRAADGKTDRYLYTNITLGTPPQKFEVTFDTGSADLWVPTAPDQQCSGQCPATAGAFDADASSTYSLLNNNFDVGYIGDPNNRGNWVSDTLTVGSVTLPQFSFGTVQTEDGGIFGVSFEEQESSADDGETYPNFVFASKQQGYIDRAVFSIFSPSASSSEVTFLLGGIDHAKFSGDLAWNKVPDPSRGASILVDDFSVNGVNFSLYSSFAVDTGSVATLIPDDVFQHLTRTVQVGSWIPDLGVYTIDCNAEPSISFNLPNGTIHAHPETMVVPISRLSGNQSDTGCYFGLVSSETYDGISILGDSFLRNAYAVFDLEDYKLGFAQALYTDKSDIQPVQGPL, from the coding sequence ATGTTGACCTATTCCCTTCTTTTGCTGTCTGCTCTAGCAGTAGCTGCTCCAACTTCCCCCAAGGTTGTGTCTTACTCACTGGCCTCGAAGTACGAAACCATCAGGGCTGCTGATGGAAAGACCGatcggtacttgtacaccaACATCACTCTGGGGACCCCCCCACAGAAGTTTGAAGTCACCTTCGACACTGGATCAGCGGATCTGTGGGTCCCAACTGCCCCAGACCAACAGTGCAGTGGCCAATGTCCAGCTACTGCGGGAGCTTTCGACGCCGACGCCTCTTCCACCTACAGCTTGCTAAACAACAACTTTGATGTTGGTTACATTGGTGATCCCAACAATAGAGGAAACTGGGTCTCTGATACCCTCACTGTGGGGTCTGTTACCCTGCCCCAGTTTTCATTTGGAACCGTGCAAACCGAAGATGGAGGCATCTTTGGAGTCTCCTTCGAAGAGCAGGAAAGCTCCGCCGACGATGGAGAGACCTATCCCAACTTTGTGTTCGCTTCTAAGCAGCAGGGATACATTGACAGAGCAGTTttctcaatcttctccCCTTCTGCAAGCTCGAGTGAAGTCACCTTTCTGCTAGGAGGAATCGACCACGCCAAGTTCTCCGGAGACCTCGCATGGAACAAAGTTCCTGACCCCTCTAGAGGGGCCTCCATTCTTGTCGACGACTTTTCTGTTAATGGCGTCAACTTTTCTCTCTACAGCTCATTTGCCGTAGACACTGGGTCGGTAGCTACCCTGATCCCCGACGACGTGTTCCAGCATCTTACTCGCACGGTCCAGGTGGGCTCCTGGATACCTGATCTGGGGGTGTACACCATCGATTGCAACGCCGAGCCGTCCATCAGTTTCAACCTGCCCAACGGAACTATCCATGCACACCCAGAGACCATGGTGGTTCCCATTTCGCGCCTGTCAGGCAACCAAAGTGATACCGGCTGCTACTTTGGTTTGGTTTCCAGCGAAACCTATGACGGCATCAGTATTCTGGGCGACTCGTTTCTCCGAAACGCATACGCAGTGTTCGACTTGGAGGACTACAAGCTAGGCTTTGCTCAGGCTCTCTATACTGATAAGAGTGATATTCAACCTGTTCAGGGTCCTCTGTAA
- a CDS encoding uncharacterized protein (Compare to YALI0C08305g, similar to Saccharomyces cerevisiae MEK1 (YOR351C); ancestral locus Anc_7.41, highly similar to uniprot|P06245 Saccharomyces cerevisiae YPL203w TPK2 cAMP-dependent protein kinase 2 catalytic chain) — protein sequence MASLPNRSTVSKGKYSLTDFSIQRTLGTGSFGRVHLVRSVHNNRYYAIKVLKKAQIVKMKQVEHTNDERRMLKLVEHPFLIRMWGTFQDSKNLFMVMDYVEGGELFSLLRKSQRFPNPVAKFYAAEVTLALEYLHSHNIIYRDLKPENILLDKNGHIKITDFGFAKEVRDVTWTLCGTPDYIAPEVVTTKAYNKSVDWWSLGILIYEMLTGYTPFYDHTPMKTYENILMGHVRYPSYLHPDVTDLLTKLITKDLTRRYGNLQGGPQDVKNHPWFSEVIWEKLLSKDIETPYEPPIQSGVGDTSLFDSYPEEELDYGIVCPDPYGKLFGDF from the coding sequence ATGGCATCTCTACCTAACAGAAGCACGGTTTCCAAGGGCAAGTACTCGTTGACGGACTTCTCCATCCAGCGAACGCTTGGAACGGGTTCGTTCGGCCGGGTGCATCTGGTTCGGTCGGTGCACAACAACCGGTACTACGCCATCAAGGTGCTGAAAAAGGCGCAGATTGTGAAGATGAAGCAGGTGGAGCACACCAACGACGAGCGGCGGATGctcaagctggtggagcaCCCATTTCTGATCAGAATGTGGGGGACGTTCCAGGACTCCAAAAACCTGTTCATGGTGATGGACTACGTGGAGGGAGGCGAGCTGTTCTCGCTGCTGCGAAAGAGCCAGCGGTTCCCCAACCCCGTGGCCAAGTTTTATGCGGCAGAAGTCACCCTCGCCCTCGAGTACCTGCACTCCCACAACATCATCTACCGAGACCTCAAGCCCGAAAACATTTTGCTAGACAAGAACGGTCACATCAAAATCACGGACTTTGGGTTCGCCAAAGAGGTCCGCGACGTGACCTGGACGCTGTGTGGCACGCCAGATTACATTGCGCCCGAGGTGGTCACCACAAAGGCGTACAACAAGTCTGTGGACTGGTGGTCGCTCGGAATCCTCATTTATGAAATGCTCACCGGCTACACGCCCTTCTACGACCACACGCCCATGAAGACGTATGAGAACATTCTCATGGGTCATGTGCGGTACCCTTCGTACCTGCATCCGGATGTGACTGATTTGCTGACCAAactcatcaccaaggaccTCACCCGACGATATGGTAACCTGCAGGGCGGCCCACAGGACGTGAAGAACCACCCGTGGTTCTCCGAGGTCATTTGGGAGAAGTTGTTGTCCAAGGATATCGAGACTCCGTATGAGCCTCCCATTCAGAGTGGAGTGGGCGACACGTCGTTGTTTGACAGTTacccggaggaggagctggactATGGAATTGTATGTCCGGACCCGTATGGAAAGTTGTTTGGCGATTTCTAG